A single window of Flavobacterium sp. 140616W15 DNA harbors:
- a CDS encoding helix-turn-helix domain-containing protein, protein MERKVKYDYAFKLECVRLVIEKGYSSEAVSNEKSISESNIRRWVSFYRAYGTIGLLPRKNRVYSIDFKQKVLLSIDKDLLSLREARLKFNIPSDSIIIRWKRDFANFGLEGLSSKPKGRPRSMNFKRKQRKTDKPLTREEELLKELEYLRAENEILKKFNALVQAEQANQNKRLKP, encoded by the coding sequence ATGGAAAGAAAAGTCAAGTATGATTACGCATTCAAACTTGAATGTGTAAGGTTAGTTATCGAGAAAGGATACTCCAGTGAAGCGGTATCTAATGAAAAGAGTATTAGTGAGTCAAATATTCGTAGATGGGTTAGCTTTTACAGAGCATATGGAACAATCGGATTGTTACCACGGAAGAATCGTGTCTATTCCATTGATTTTAAACAAAAAGTATTACTATCAATAGATAAGGATTTATTATCACTAAGGGAAGCTCGTTTAAAATTTAACATTCCCTCAGACTCAATTATTATCAGATGGAAAAGAGATTTTGCTAACTTTGGTTTAGAGGGATTATCATCTAAACCTAAAGGAAGACCCAGATCTATGAATTTTAAGAGAAAACAGAGAAAAACAGACAAACCCTTAACTAGGGAAGAAGAACTTTTAAAGGAACTGGAGTATTTACGAGCTGAGAACGAAATTTTAAAAAAGTTCAACGCCTTAGTTCAAGCCGAACAAGCCAATCAAAACAAAAGGCTCAAACCATAA
- a CDS encoding TolC family protein → MKPIYLVFLFIGFTLFGQEPISKEFTYNEFLGYVKKYHPLVKNANLEVSKAQANLMMARGGFDPKIEVDFSKKEFKDKEYYSILNSSFKIPTWYGIELKAGFDNSEGIYLNPENSTPNQGLTSFGINVPIGQGLFINQRMADVRKAKIQMKLSESERKLQAISILYDASIAYFNWKKNFDEMRLYEMYNNNAQIRLSGIKSLISRGDKPAIDSIEAGISLKNRQLSYEDSKLKLTKSKLELSNFLWLENNIPLEVSENLIPETALENTLQETLKTNDLLQKDFSLDAHPKINALQNKIDILNVEKDLKQNMLLPKINLGYSYLSEPSYIDNYRFQDYKFGVEFYFPLFLRKERGSLKLAKYKVQENEFALALEKVQLTNKINAQKIEITSLQKQKKLAKDLVENNITMLNSEERLFSFGESSLFLINTRENNLVSAKLAAIALENRFYISNSELFKIMANPD, encoded by the coding sequence ATGAAACCGATATATTTAGTCTTTCTATTTATTGGTTTTACGCTTTTTGGCCAAGAACCAATCTCTAAAGAATTCACCTATAATGAATTTCTTGGATATGTAAAAAAATACCATCCTTTGGTTAAAAATGCTAATTTAGAAGTAAGCAAGGCTCAAGCTAATTTAATGATGGCTCGAGGTGGTTTTGACCCAAAAATTGAAGTCGATTTTAGTAAAAAAGAATTTAAAGACAAAGAATACTATTCTATTTTAAATAGCAGTTTTAAAATTCCCACTTGGTATGGAATTGAGTTAAAAGCAGGATTCGATAATAGCGAGGGTATTTATCTCAATCCCGAAAATTCTACTCCAAATCAAGGACTAACTTCTTTTGGAATCAATGTGCCTATCGGGCAAGGGTTATTCATTAATCAAAGAATGGCAGATGTTCGAAAAGCCAAAATTCAAATGAAACTAAGCGAGTCTGAGAGAAAACTACAAGCCATTAGTATTTTATACGATGCTTCGATTGCTTATTTTAATTGGAAGAAGAATTTCGACGAGATGAGGTTATATGAGATGTACAATAACAATGCACAAATACGCTTATCAGGAATTAAATCCTTAATAAGTCGCGGAGATAAACCAGCAATTGACAGTATTGAAGCAGGAATAAGTTTAAAAAACAGACAATTAAGCTATGAGGATTCTAAACTAAAACTAACCAAATCTAAATTGGAACTATCTAATTTTCTTTGGCTAGAAAACAATATCCCCTTAGAGGTTTCAGAAAATCTTATACCAGAAACAGCGCTAGAAAACACCTTACAAGAAACGCTAAAAACTAATGATCTATTACAGAAAGACTTTAGCTTGGATGCACATCCAAAAATAAATGCACTACAAAATAAAATAGATATCCTGAATGTAGAGAAAGATCTAAAGCAAAATATGCTGTTACCAAAAATAAATTTGGGTTACTCCTATCTATCGGAACCCAGTTATATTGACAATTATCGTTTTCAAGATTACAAATTTGGTGTGGAGTTTTATTTTCCTCTGTTTTTAAGAAAAGAACGCGGGAGCTTGAAATTAGCCAAATACAAAGTTCAAGAAAATGAATTTGCTCTGGCTTTAGAAAAAGTGCAATTGACCAATAAAATAAATGCGCAAAAAATAGAAATCACTTCACTGCAAAAACAGAAGAAACTTGCCAAAGATTTGGTCGAAAATAACATTACAATGCTCAACTCAGAAGAACGATTATTTTCATTTGGAGAGAGCTCTTTATTCTTGATTAATACACGAGAAAATAATTTAGTGAGTGCTAAGCTTGCCGCTATCGCTTTAGAAAATCGATTCTATATCTCTAATTCAGAACTTTTTAAAATCATGGCAAACCCAGATTAA
- a CDS encoding peptidase domain-containing ABC transporter, whose amino-acid sequence MTPIKRFYNLLELDKKDIYQIFFYAIFAGLVSLSLPLGIQAIINFIQSGRVSVSWIVLIILVVIGVALVGILSLMQLRITENLQQKIFVRFSFEFAARLPKITSNQIYGHYLPELTNRFFDTLTIQKGTSKLLIDFSAALLQIIFGIILLSLYHPYFIIFGVLLLLLLFFIFKFSYSPGIETSLKESKAKYSVVSWLQEIARNSFSFINELTHDFALQKNDTLVTEYVTYREKHFSVIKKQFTQLIIFKIIITAGLLSIGGFLVLGQEMNIGQFVAAEIIILLVINSVEKIILGLQTFYDVLSSVEKIGQINDLELEEYTDSKDDNYYNNITLETENLNFKFPDSENFILENINLKIEQGEKVVIDGTNGSGKTTLIRLLSRVLKQNSGSLYINDDTYKKINIKQYRSQINYINYNETPFEGTILENLTFNDPSVSSEDLKWAIEGVQLGSFIKQLPKGLDTHIFPEGQQLSSSNAQKLLLARSIIHRPKILFYEDPTDTMDDNVANEIIDFITSDKNKWTIIVSSKNPYWETKSTRKITMQRGHIILDQKK is encoded by the coding sequence AGTGTTTCATGGATTGTACTTATCATACTGGTAGTGATTGGTGTAGCGTTAGTAGGTATTTTATCTTTGATGCAGCTGCGTATTACTGAAAATTTACAACAAAAAATATTTGTCCGATTCTCCTTTGAGTTTGCAGCACGCTTACCTAAAATCACATCAAATCAGATATATGGACATTATTTGCCAGAGTTAACAAATCGTTTTTTTGATACGCTAACTATTCAAAAAGGAACTTCTAAATTATTAATTGACTTCTCAGCTGCCTTACTTCAAATCATCTTTGGGATTATTTTATTATCCTTATATCATCCTTATTTTATTATTTTCGGGGTTCTCCTTCTTTTGCTTTTATTCTTTATTTTCAAATTCTCTTATAGCCCTGGAATAGAAACCAGCCTAAAAGAATCAAAAGCTAAATACAGCGTTGTAAGCTGGTTACAAGAAATAGCACGCAACAGTTTTAGTTTTATCAATGAACTCACTCATGATTTTGCGCTTCAAAAAAACGATACTTTAGTAACCGAATATGTTACTTATCGCGAGAAGCATTTTAGCGTCATTAAAAAACAATTTACTCAATTAATTATCTTTAAAATAATAATAACCGCTGGTCTATTATCTATTGGGGGATTTCTAGTACTAGGTCAAGAAATGAACATTGGCCAGTTTGTAGCCGCAGAAATCATAATCTTACTAGTGATAAACTCTGTTGAGAAAATTATCTTGGGACTTCAAACCTTCTATGACGTTTTAAGTTCTGTTGAGAAAATAGGACAAATAAATGACTTAGAATTAGAAGAATACACAGACTCTAAAGACGATAATTACTACAATAACATAACGTTAGAGACTGAAAATTTGAATTTTAAATTTCCAGATTCAGAAAATTTTATTTTAGAAAATATTAATCTTAAAATTGAACAAGGAGAAAAAGTAGTGATTGATGGTACGAACGGCTCTGGAAAAACAACACTGATTCGATTATTATCAAGAGTTCTAAAACAGAACTCAGGTTCTCTTTACATCAATGATGACACCTATAAAAAAATAAATATAAAACAATACCGCTCACAAATTAACTACATAAATTACAATGAAACTCCATTTGAAGGAACTATTCTAGAAAACCTAACCTTTAATGACCCTAGTGTAAGCTCTGAAGATTTAAAATGGGCAATCGAAGGTGTTCAACTTGGCTCATTTATCAAACAATTACCAAAAGGTTTAGACACACATATTTTCCCCGAAGGGCAACAACTATCTTCATCAAATGCTCAAAAATTACTATTGGCGAGAAGTATTATTCATAGGCCAAAAATTCTTTTTTATGAAGATCCAACTGACACTATGGATGATAATGTTGCTAATGAAATTATTGACTTTATAACTTCAGACAAAAACAAATGGACCATTATTGTTTCTTCTAAAAATCCATATTGGGAAACAAAATCTACTCGAAAAATAACGATGCAAAGAGGACATATCATACTTGATCAAAAAAAATAA
- a CDS encoding HlyD family secretion protein: MLNISDNKTKIQPLNKYETVKNLSNRPHYRILNKIIIGTSIFGIIALFFPWTQNISGSGAVTTLKPNQRPQSIQSVISGRIEKWYVQEGDFVKKGDTIMYISEVKEDYMDPNLVENTKNQVTAKKHSLESYDSKVNTLSKQIEFIENEQKLKLEQAKNKVKQSLLKIKSDSIDLIAVKTQLKIANTQYDRSVQLNKEGLKPLTDVEEKRLKLQDVDAKIVTQENKYLTSKNEYINSKVEINRITAEYSEKTAKAKSDQFTTLSNKFDTEAQVNKLENQYVNYSVRNGMYYIKAAQNGYINRALLAGIGETIKEGTPIVTIMPSEYDIAVETYISPIDLPLMSKGEKVRIWFDGWPTIVFSGWPDISYGTFGGKVVAIENFISPNGKYRVLIAPDPSEAKWPKQLSIGSGAQTLALLDTVPIWFEIWRTLNGFPPNYYKSETKTTKEKNNETDIFSLSIYWFYAFWPRTNL, encoded by the coding sequence ATGCTAAACATTTCTGACAACAAAACAAAAATACAGCCCCTTAACAAGTATGAAACTGTGAAAAACCTAAGCAATAGGCCTCATTACAGAATTCTGAACAAAATCATTATAGGCACTTCTATCTTTGGTATAATTGCTCTTTTCTTTCCTTGGACACAAAACATTTCTGGATCAGGAGCTGTAACAACTCTAAAGCCTAACCAAAGACCGCAATCTATCCAGAGTGTTATTTCTGGAAGAATTGAAAAATGGTATGTTCAAGAAGGTGATTTTGTAAAAAAGGGAGATACAATCATGTACATATCTGAAGTAAAAGAAGACTACATGGATCCAAATTTGGTAGAGAATACTAAAAATCAAGTAACTGCAAAAAAGCATTCTCTAGAATCATATGACTCAAAAGTGAATACGCTGTCTAAGCAAATTGAATTCATAGAGAATGAACAGAAATTAAAATTAGAACAAGCAAAAAATAAAGTAAAACAATCTCTTTTAAAAATAAAAAGCGACAGCATCGATCTTATCGCTGTTAAAACGCAATTAAAAATCGCAAACACGCAATATGATCGTTCCGTACAACTAAACAAAGAAGGATTAAAACCCTTAACCGATGTAGAAGAAAAACGTTTAAAATTACAGGATGTTGATGCTAAGATTGTAACTCAGGAAAACAAGTATCTAACAAGCAAAAATGAATACATTAATTCTAAAGTAGAAATCAATAGAATTACTGCTGAATATTCTGAGAAGACAGCTAAAGCAAAAAGTGATCAATTTACAACTTTAAGTAATAAATTCGACACGGAAGCACAAGTCAATAAATTAGAAAATCAATACGTAAATTATAGCGTTCGAAATGGCATGTATTACATCAAAGCAGCTCAAAATGGGTACATCAATAGAGCTTTGCTAGCCGGTATAGGAGAAACCATAAAAGAAGGAACACCAATTGTAACCATAATGCCATCTGAGTATGATATTGCTGTTGAAACTTACATAAGTCCAATCGATTTACCGCTGATGTCAAAAGGCGAAAAAGTGCGTATTTGGTTTGATGGCTGGCCGACGATTGTGTTTTCTGGATGGCCAGATATTTCATATGGAACATTTGGAGGAAAAGTGGTAGCTATTGAAAACTTTATTAGCCCCAATGGCAAATACAGAGTCCTTATTGCTCCAGATCCATCTGAGGCAAAATGGCCAAAACAACTTAGTATTGGCTCTGGTGCTCAAACGCTTGCTTTATTAGATACTGTACCCATTTGGTTTGAAATATGGAGAACCCTAAACGGATTCCCTCCAAATTATTATAAAAGCGAGACAAAAACCACTAAAGAAAAAAATAATGAAACCGATATATTTAGTCTTTCTATTTATTGGTTTTACGCTTTTTGGCCAAGAACCAATCTCTAA